DNA from Plectropomus leopardus isolate mb chromosome 11, YSFRI_Pleo_2.0, whole genome shotgun sequence:
GGGGTGAAATGGTCAAGGCTGGATTATATCCCAGCAGAGCCCcttcaaagacagacaggaatCAAAGCTGGCGTCGATCATAACCCCAGCTTCACCGCCGCCTCCTAGAAGCAGAGAGATCACCCGGAGGAGTCATCTGACAGCGCATCAGGCATCGGGAAGACTGCCTGAAGATTAGGAGATTACATCTGACGGAcgtgctgtaaagttggacaaaaagaagtgaaagggaggcatttaaacttttttgttttcaattagAGGTGACGGTGTCTCGCTGCCTCATTGTGTAAACCTATTTACAATTCCTCAGAGGAGTCGCCTTTTTAATCCGCATGTTTCTCAGCCTCAATCCCGGCTATCACTGCGGGAGAACAAATTAATAATCACAACTACAAAGCAAAGAGTGCTGGTTGGTTTCTGccaaataattaattttcttcCTTCACTGAGACTGCAATTATAGCTGccccacagattttttttagtccttttttttcagaatacgTAGAGATTCCTTCGAGAATTTCTGTCCTCCCTGAGAGGAAATCTTGTTCATTTCCAGCTTGGTAGGTTAAACAAATGCCTCAGTGAAGACTTTGTGCTACATCAGATATATATAGGTAAACAGGGTCATGGACACGGAGGCACCCATGTGGGCTCCTGATGCAGGAGAGGCGTTCTTCATTAACCAGGAGTGCCTCCAGGACGGGCCCTCATCAGGGAAAGTGTGTTTATGTCAGATAGGAGCGCAGGGCTCCTGCCTCTCATTACATTAAGTAAAAGAAGTTCCATGGTAAAGGCCATGCGTTGACGGTTAATGCACACGGAGCCCCAGTCAGGACTcatatccttaaaatgttctgacATAAACAGTCCCTCGAGTCACACTAAACCCAGGGACCCCATGTGTCCAGAGAAAGGAAGTACTGATAGGGAATCAGGCCTCCTGACTGTGAAAGcgtgttttaaaatgacataagtTGTCATGGTGTGTGGTGAGATGAGTTGTGTCAGGTTGGGCTGACATTTGTGGCCCAAACATGTAGTTACTTAGGGATTGCTGAGAGACTGTGGCTGCTACGGTGCGCCTGAGGGGATAATACAAGGATTTTCTGCTGAAATTGGACCAAATGAACTGACAGgcctgcttgtgtgttttttatgtttgagtgGCAGAACTCATTAAAAATGTgagcaggttttttttgcagagtatTATTTTCTTGGCAGTTTCATCTGAATGCATATCCTGAGCTCAGGAGAATGGGAATACTGTGAGCATTTGGCAGGATTCATCAAGTGGCACGTTTGaaagtttatgttgttttcttccAGGGGCAGGGAGAGGCTTCAGCACGGGGGACGACCATGGAGGGGGACTGTCTCAGCTGTATCAAGTACCTCATGTTTGTCTTCAATTTCCTCATCTTTGTAAGtatttttcatctctttctcaAAGACACTTAATCTGGCAATCTCTGAAGTTAGCGTCAATCTAATGATTTGAGATGGGCTTCTGGCTGCCCCCTGCTCGACTCACTAATGGAGCCGCATTTGCATTTCATTAGACGGAGGCAATCTTGATTCTATCAAATTCTCctttgattagattttagtgtgCTGACACACATCTGAGGCTCGGTGTGCCAAGAAGAGTTTGTGACTGGCACCTGAGTTTATCAGTCTTGATCAGACAATCAAGAGTAATCCTGTTAGTCTGAGCCTGTGAAAGTGGGGGGAGGGTCTCAGTAAGAAGGTTTGTCtcttttgctgctttattaAGCGCAACCAAACCATTTAGAGACTCTACTCTGACGTGGTTGTTCGAGGCCGGGGTAATAATGCAACCAACAGACCAAAGAATGAACTTGGCTGTTAGAATCACTCAGTAAAAACCACCTTTTCACCGACAGACCTTTGTTTCACTCTTGTTTCACATTAATGTAACgcaacattattttaatgataataatattaaattgcAACTCTCGTGATGTGTAATATAGCTTGAAGTGCTTATCAAgagaaatcaataaataatcaataaagtaaaaacaggaGACACAAGAAGTAAAAATAGGAAAGTAATAAAATCCTTAAAAGATGAAGGATATCAcgagaaataaaaacagcttgataatggtaaaaaaaaagaaaagaaaagaaatgaagttATGAAAACAAGGGATATCCTAATGATTAATTTCTACAAGCAGTAGTCTCAATTTAGCCCAATGTAATTTATTAGTGCAAACTTTGCCAAAAAAGTATTgcacatattttaatttgaaatggtTCATCACATTTATCAATCACCAAATCATTAAATACAGCTTAAATGTGGCTCTTTGCATTATAGGTAATGCACATTGtcctacaaaacatgacaacaccTCACTAAATAAAAGGTAATAAGTAATATTaattgaaaacaatatttttaacagAATAAATCAGATGTTCACTAGTCAACCAATCACTCACATTCCcaataaaaaccataaaaacaagtgtaagaaaaatacaggaaaatgaAATGGTAGAAATGGTAATGATGTTATAAAAAGGTGGAATTGattaaaaaagatcataaaaagaccataaaaataagttttgaaCTGTTTGTGCAGGAGCAGTTTGGAACAAATGTTGCTAAACTGTGCTAAACCATTTAGGACCTTAAAGACAAGGGAAATGGTTGAAAAATCAATCCTTAATGTTACAGGTTTCCTGTATAATGATGCTAGTACTAGtataatattttctctctcctgttttttgttaaaaatcttgccgatgcatttaaaacacttttagcCTATCAATGGCTTTTTCAGATAATCCTGTATTAGTGGATTTAAGTAGTCTaggtgagaaaagaaaaaacaatctatGTAACATTGTTTATATGATTGCAAATTCTAAACAGGacagttaaagtaaaaaagttgaaaaagacAGTAATAATGGGTAAACACAGTAAAGATTGCACAAAAGTGTCAGTTGCAAGTGAAATagagagcaataaaaaaaacaagacaggacTAATACAAGACAGATACTACAAATTAAATCTGTACCCAGACcaagacaataacaaaaacttagtaataaaactaaaaaaacagaaaattatgtaaatatatatatgtacaatgATAAAAGTAAAGAATAACACTTTTCTGTACTGAGCCAGACTTCAAAGTTTGCTTAATATGACTTCTCTCTTTACATTTGTACCACTTGTTAGAACTTCTGTTTTATATTCACTGTACAATGCTGGAAAGGCAACATATCAAGGGATTAAGCGTGTCAGTATCTCCTGGTGCTACAGATAAATATAACggagtgtcatcagcataacaatgaaaattcaCTCCctgttcaaaaataattttaagccCATTGTGCTCTCAAATTggctccctcctctcctcagaCTTTAACCTCTGCGTCTGTCATGAGGTGGCATGTATTTGCAGAGAGCCAGGTTTCTGCCTGTGACAGGAAGAAGGGGATTGTAGTGGAAGTGTGTTAGGCTCAGATCTCTTCCACCCCCTACCTCAGTACCTTCTTTTCTTAATCACATGAGTCACCTCACGGTGGCTGCAGATAGGGTTTTAGTGAAAGGGAGGATGGTAGAGGATGGAGGCTGCAGTACACTTCTTTAGCAGGTTGGGGGGGCATAAAGCCTCCGACTGAGGCTTTATGGCCCCATAGATACCCAGTCTTTCATCTGCCCCCAAACTCTCACCCCAACCCTCAAAGATTTGAATGACTAGCACGTTTTCCTCAGAAAGTGGGCACAAATCTATTTTCCATTATATGACATCTTGTTGAATGTTGCGTGTGTCACTGGGGATACCAAGCCATCCTCTGAGTTCCCATTAATTTTTAAAGTGCAGCCAATTTCTGTTTTGTCTAACTAGTgccttctttcctttttctccatCAGCTGGGGGGCTCTTTCCTCCTAGGAGTGGGAGTATGGGTACTGGTGGACCCCACAGGGTTCAGGGAAATAGTAGCAGCTAACCCCCTGCTATTCACTGGTGTCTACATCATCCTGGGCATGGGCGGCATGCTCTTCCTTCTGGGCTTCCTAGGCTGCTGTGGAGCCATCCGTGAAAACAAGTGTCTGCTTCTCTTTGTGAGTCGGCTGACAAATTCAAAACTTAGTTCTGTTACTGatcttgtttgtgtgcatatatgttGATTATTCCGTCTGTCAGTTTTTCGACTGTCATGCTTGAAATGGAAAGCCAAAAGAGCAAAATGCCCTTCTATTTGCCTTGGTGCCTCGAGTCTCATGCATAGTTAATGCTGAGTGAAGCGGGCACAGCCAGAATGTGATTTTTACTGACTGACATGCACTTTTTCTGCCACTCATCCACCTTGTCCCACTTGCTCttactcctttttttattttgttttattgcagtttttcatgctcatcctcctcatcttctTAGCAGAGCTGGCTGCTGCCATCCTGGCCTTCATTTTCCGGGAGCATGTAAGTTGCCTCAATATTCTAGGGTGGCCCTGAGGATCAGAGCATAACAACATTTTAGaacacacaacatttcagaaaacacaaggACGTTTcacaaaatgcagcattttataaaacacaaccatattttacaaaattatatttaacaGAGCCAACCTTTCAGCACATAGAAAtatctgtgttttctgaaatgttgtgtgttgtgaatgtggttgtgttttgtaaaatgttgtgGTGCTTTGTGAAATATCTTTGTATTTTCTGCAATGTCTAGTGCTTTGTGAAGtactgtgttttctgaaatgtggtcgtgttttgtgaaaatttgcatttcctGAAATAGTGTGTTTCATGTAATGTAACGTGCGTTCTGTGAAATATTGTTGTGTTGTCTTGGAcgtggttttgttttgtgaaattttgtgtttttgaccgtCAGGGTCATTGTAGCATTCAGCTCTGCGTAGTTTCCTCTTATAAAGATACTCTGTCGATATGTTCAGCAACCTTCTCACAtgtgaaagaaacaaacatcaTCCCTGTAGTAACACTAACCTGTGCTCTATTATTTTAGCTGACCAGAGAGTACTTTACCAAGGAGCTGAAGAGACATTATCAGGGCTACAACAACACCGACGTCTTCACCTCCACATGGAATGCCATCATGACTACAGTAAGGCCACAGCACACATGGCAAAGAGCTTACACACTGTAGCTTTTACCAACTCATTGCTTTCACCAACAGTCTGTGGAAACAGGAAGGTTCGCAGCCTGGCGTCAGGGGGCTATATTTTATAGATAAAATCTGAGACATTTAGGTCAATATTCATGCTGGATTGGTGCACGCACACAGTGGACCACAGGCCAGTGCACAAATAGGGACTCGGAAATAACGGcctcttctccttttctctcctctcctcccaccaGTTTGACTGCTGTGGGGTGAACAGCCCAGAAGATTTTATGGACAGCTTGTTCAAGATGCTCAACCCAGAACATTCTGTCCCACAAGCCTGTTGCCAGCGTGCCAGTCAGACCGGGGAGATGGCCTATATTAACCTGCCCCAGTGTTTAGATGGCAAAATGATGTTCCGCAATAACAAGGTAACTTCTGACATCCACCacgtctccctctctctctctctctctcccttgccgccctctctctttctccctccttccAAACCACCTCCAGGCTTAATTAGAGCTGGAGACAGTTGAGGGGTGACATCCAGGGACTCGCTGACTCCTCCATGGCTGATTAGTGCTTTTGGGTGTCATGGGAGGCAATCTTACTATGTGCTGTTATGTGGAGACACCAGTGTGAATGCAtctgaacatgtgtgtgtgtctgtaaatcTTTGTGTGGCGCACATGTGTGCAAAAATGGAGGATAATGAGCGTATGAATATGTGAAAACGAGGTGTGCTTCACAGTTACACACAATCACACCCACACCCGTGCCTCCATGTGTGTAAAGAAAGCCTTGGAGTGAAATGTAATTACAGTGAAAGCTGATAGGAAGAGGTTTTCACCACACTCTCCACCTGTTGTTTTCCTCCGACCAGTAGAACAATGTGAGATGcccacaatgtgtgtgtgtctctgttcaTTCACACAAAGAGCCCTCATTAAAAGGCAGTGAGGCTGGAGGCCCTGCTTCCCACTCATTCAGCCAGCCTTTTGTTCCGAGCCTCACTCGATTAAAGCTGTGATGTTACTTTAATTGCCTCGGTAATTCTGCAAGTTTATAGACTATTGATTGTCTGCTGAGCATCAacgtttttttgtgtgtccacAGGGCTGTTACTCTGCAGTAGTTGACTACTTTGAACTGTACATCTATGTGGCCGGAGCGCTGGCCATTGTGGTGCTGACCATTGAGGTAtgagtgtttttggtttttagtgGAATTTAGTGGAaggtttttctttgtctctcctgtgatgtaaatattcattttagAAGTGGTCAGTTCTGCAATGAGCTGAGGATATTTGCCTGAACATGTGCAGTGTCATTTGAAATCTCTTTGTATGGCAACATCTCCATCTAGCGGTGAGACTTGGTGCTACAGGAAGCCAGATTCGACTTTACAGTTGGCTATGGGCTTGTTTCTGTACTAAGTTAACTTTGTCTTTGCACTGTTGTCTTTAACAACATGCAGCTCAGCACAACAATTATTCTCGCATCAACAATGCCCCAATAAACCTAACATTATCACCAAATATGACAACTGTGACACTCATAATTCAATGATCTAAAAGTAACAACTGATAGCATCACAATATGTATCGCTATTCCTATTGACATAgcttctatttatttattttaaaattttcaattGTGCATGAACCAggatttcattaaaataaataaaaagcacctCTTTACTGCATGAATTGTGCTAATTACAGGATGTATTACAGAAACTAATGAGAAATATTGTACTATAAATAATTCCAGCAATGCAATATATAGTAGCCTATATTTGTCATTATACAGACATATAAAGGATAGCACAACCCAAACACCAGAATATATGtcggcattgtacatttctgcaaaccaaatatgtgttacatttgtacattattatatttaaattgtttcaACAATACTGTGGTCAACATGTGGTtacatttagacacaaaaatgacttgattATAGATAggaaaatacctttttttgctttataatACCTGGTTTGGGTGGCACAACAcccactggaaatgcagcaatgtccctgtaaaaaaaacaatcaactgcttttcatggcactatccctggtggaaacacagcaaaaaagaGCAATATTTGGTGGTTAAAAAGTTCCTGGAAACACTGTAatccataaaaaacacaatttgtttCGCTGTGTGTTGGTGTCAAACAGTAGTATGCAGTGGTGTGCAGCTTAGCAGGCGTCACACCTAGGTGTCAAGCAATCCACCTTCAACTCATCCACAGTCAGCTCCTgcactacatcactttagaaacattgatatgacaTTGAGATGATGCGTGTGAAACGTAATTATGTTATATAGgcatgatttgcagaaatgtacagtgacAACATTTTGCTCTGGCGACTAGATTAGATAACTACAGATAGAGACACAATATTGTATGGCACAGTTAGTGGTTTATGGTATTTACTTTTCCATTGTTTGTCAGTATATATGTTTGAGTCATACACAGAGTTTGGAGCATAGTTGATTTTGAGTGAGAAAACAATtcatgaaatttgaaaaatgtcgTCAACGAATGCATTTTGTGTCAAACCTATTAAAACTTGTCCAGGTTAATCCACACGGACTGCCGGTGTGTAGAGAGGGAGTTTGTTTTGAGAAATGTATGTAAcagttgttaaaataaaaaagtaatccaGGGTGGGAATAACATGCTGCTGTTCTAGTGTCACATGCTTCACAATTTTTCCCATATTctaatactattttttttcctcctttcctcaGCTCTTTGCCATGGTCTTTGCGATGTGTCTCTTCAGGGGAATCCAGTAGAGCTGCTCCGTCTGtgaacttctttttttttttttttttttttttaaaaaaaaaagggaattcaggagaaaagaacaaaaatggaCACTTGTAAATTTGTTAATCTCTTTTTCTATTGGCTAattggtagaaaaaaacaaactctttaaCTCTTGTACTTCACAGCTGGACTTTTGAGGTACTGggtagcaaaaaaaaccaacaacaacacattcacacactcataaaTGATAGAGAAAGTGGGCGATCAGAGACAAAACTGATGTAAAAAGATTGTGTGTAAAGTGgaaacagtaatttttttttggaccagGTCTAGCATAGACTGGGTGTTAAGTGGACCAGGCATGAGGACCAGGTGAAGCCTGAGCAGAAGGCACTGCACTGACTTTTGGATGAAGAATATTTATATTAAGTAAAGTTGgcttaactgtaaaaaaaaaatgtgttttatgtacaCTTTGGCTGTCACCCTTCTCCTGCTCATACTGTGTACTGTAACACACTCCTTTCCTCCATATGCCTTTTTTACAGCCACTCCTCTTTTATGCTGTATTATATaagctctgtgtgtctgtgcgtggaTGCATGCGTGTGCTTTTGtatgagactgtgtgtgtgtgtgcgcccgcgcgtgcatgtgtgtgcgtgtgtgtgtgtacatactgGATGCTCTTTTTGAATGTGTATGATCTAGTTTGTGAGCATATGAGCTCTTCATGACCTTCTCCCAAGCTTAAAAGCCAACCTCTGattctttttctatttgtatGGTGATGTTAATTGCAGTAGTGGTTATAATGTGGTTTTAGGTGGTGaaatgtatgtgtatgcatTTGTATTAGATTCTTGAAAAGTCAATGACATAAATGGCATTCTAAATGACTgtccttgtgttttgttttttgttttaaaggtctGGTGTTTTGGATTTCAGGGTatatattgtcagaaattaaatataatgtaataagtgtgttttctttggtgcgtaatcacctgaaaatactAATCGgcgtgttttcgttaccttataatgagccatttatatctacatagtgAGCGCGTTCTTGTGCTCAGATTTAACATGTTGCACCACtttgtttctacagcagcccaaaGCAGAGATAGGGCCAGTTGCGGTTTACTGCAAATAACTCATGAGAATTATTTTCCAACCtcatcaagtaaaaaaaaggttCAGTTTTCGTTTGTTATTTAGACTTACAGTTTAAgagaacacacaaaacaaatgcccattttgtgacaaaaaagaaaaaagctttaaggttttatttttataaaggcCCAtgataaaatcttttttttttttttttttagctaaacTGCAAAACCAAGATATTCAGGATAGACAGTTTTCTGCTGTGGCCTTGTTGCATTAGTGATTAGTCTTTTAATAAACAGATCTTTCATCTCTGCTGCACCTCTTTGACATTTGATGTATTGAAACACAAAAGATGAATGTTTCGTTTATTGATGAGCCAAAGCATAATAAAGTGTGGTTAGAGTCCACACATGGCTCTTGGTGTTATTGTGATAATGGACTCAATTTCACCTCAAATGCATTagtgtattgattttttttgcccgGCTAGAAAAATCCATGAAAGGTGTGGAGAAACAtacaataagaataaataagGTGATGTTCGTCCTTTGTTGATATGCGAGAACATATATATTGCAGTGACAGATtgcaaagcagaaaatattaCCTTGATTTGTCTGTACAAGGACTGGACTCACAAAAGATATACTTTCACTGGGGTATAGGTCCAGCAAATACTTAAGATAGATTGGTGGTTGTACAAACCTGCCTAGTTCTTGACGATCTTGCTCTAATGTGTAGAGGATGTCTctaaactgaaagaaaaaacaaaaacatgattgcTGCAGCTTTGTGTAATTAAGGACATTTGTGCCTAATGAAAGAATTTAATTGCTATAAAGATATTTTGGCAAGTGAGAAAAACACTTGGGCAGGAAAGTAAATATAGGTTTATGTGGTCTTTGACAACTTTCTTTTCTCATCAGTTTGTGCGCAACATTGGCACAAAActagacatttatttatttatgtagttatttgtgtatttatttgtttatatgtcattattattatttttatggttgttgttgtattgttatttattttttcgcAGGTGTGacttcaatctttttttttttattcttaaatctttattttgatgcatatTAAAGTGCCAAACTCATTCGGGCATGGTGCCATATTAACAGCCGTGTTGAAAGGCAGCTGTGTTCATTTGAAGCTACCGGATGTTTGGCCACTAGGAGGCAGAGAAGCATTAAAACACGATGGACGCCGCAGCCTCCAGGTGGGCCGGCAGACACCTGTCTGCCTGTAAAAGTAGTTGAAGCTAACGTGTTAGCAAACAAGTGCAAAAGGTTACGTCGAGTGGACACGGAACAGCATCCGTAATCATTTGTCAGTCATGTCTCTGGCCACCGGATGTAAGTAAGTACAGTGGTCACTTAAACTCTGTTGTGTTGGTTTTGGTTAGTTTGCTAAGCGTTAGGCTACACTAAATTCTGTGACACAGATAAAGTGACCTCCCtgctgaaaaaagacaaagatagaCCAGTTTAAGATGGTTAAACTGGGTGACCAGCTTGTTTGGACAGCttaaggtatgtttttgcataatttttgatgattttctgcTCATACCGTCTTGTGATGGTCACTTCAGCTGATTTATTCATTGAAGTTCCTGTAAAAAGGAAAGCAAGTCATTGTCCTTGAGTCTGGAGAAATAGGAGTGTCATGAGCGGGAAATATGAAAGGCAAAGGGCATGGATCAGTTAAGTCTGCTGTCACAGAGGTATATGTGCACAGCTTGATAGgctggtcacaccagcatgtctAGCTGATGGCCCACCCAGCTAAACCATTatagaccagcaagaactgggtcaggaccatcAAAGACCATCTTCAGCCAGCTAAAACCACCTGAAACCTGCTACCAGCTCTACAAATACTGTGTCACTATACTAGTCCAgagtgacatcttcaaatgtcttgttttgtccaaccaaacAGTCCAAACACAAACCTTTCCTTGTATGGCCAAAAATAGTTCACCGTTTCAGTAGTAATCTAcagcaatggcaaaaaaaaaaaaaaaaaaaaatgtagctacTTGAATCACTATGCAGGTATGAATGTATTTGAACTATTAGTTTAAATACAGTTAGTTCATGTTCCCCAACAACGGTTATCAACTATTTCAGCCACCATGTATCTTACATCTGTCTGAAAACTATATACAACAATTTATACaatgtaatgaaaacatttacagtgaCAACATAGCTGACGTTCATACCGGGGTCACAGAATCtgagaaaaatgccaaacttacACAACCTTTTATTTGtgaggactttttttcttcatcctgTGGGGATAAGGAGGCTACTAGTACTTAGTGAGTACTACTTACTAGATTACTGCAACGTAAACTTGTAAGTGCTTTAATTTTGGGGTTAGCACAAACCACAATTTGGAGGTGTCTATGGGATCTGTGGAAATTATGATAAGTATTCTCCATCTTTTTCTGGACtaaattaataattcattatcacaataataacaataatgcaCTTTAATtcataaagcacattttaaacaaaattagaaAGAGCTTTACAATAATAGAAACTGagtaagtttttaaaaacagagaaagaatgaaatgaaactAAAAGCAAGCAGTGAAGCACATGGAAAACCACAGGGTCAGATGAActagaatgtcctaaaatgtatGTGAAATCATTGAGAAGAAATTCTAATACAAGTGTCGTtttaaaagagatttaaaagatgTCAGAGGATGCAGCAGTGCAAGAGGGGATGTAGGGCAATAACAGATCAGCAACAGGTAGCCAATGTAAGGATGTCAGGACTGGTGAAATCATGTGATCATGTTTCTGAGCCCAGTTAGTCAGATTAATTCATAATGAAGACAATTATGTATTGAACTGTGCCAATGCAGCTATATCACCTCCTGTAATCTACCACGTCACTTCCTTTGGCCTGTGGACATTGAGGACAtgaggacatttattttttggcaaagaGCGCCATCATCAGGTGAAAGACTGAGTTACAGATGTGCTGGAGGACCTGTGTTAGTTGACTGCTACAT
Protein-coding regions in this window:
- the tspan18b gene encoding tetraspanin-18b, whose translation is MGQGEASARGTTMEGDCLSCIKYLMFVFNFLIFLGGSFLLGVGVWVLVDPTGFREIVAANPLLFTGVYIILGMGGMLFLLGFLGCCGAIRENKCLLLFFFMLILLIFLAELAAAILAFIFREHLTREYFTKELKRHYQGYNNTDVFTSTWNAIMTTFDCCGVNSPEDFMDSLFKMLNPEHSVPQACCQRASQTGEMAYINLPQCLDGKMMFRNNKGCYSAVVDYFELYIYVAGALAIVVLTIELFAMVFAMCLFRGIQ